In Buchnera aphidicola (Brachycaudus tragopogonis), the following are encoded in one genomic region:
- the tsf gene encoding translation elongation factor Ts: protein MTINIITASLIKTLRSRTGAGFLECKRALLEENGDIELSIDNLRKSGKMHAEKKIKNTTNQGMIFSKIKNNIGVMLELNCETDFVSKDELFISLGKDIILTTLKNEIKDINELKNIFEEKRIDLVSKVRENINIRRFHFMQGENIVSYVHGNRIGVLVDANFFNAIILKNIAMHIAASKPKYVHPKHVSDSVFKREYEIQLALAKNLNKPSVVLNKILEGRMNKFINNISLTGQNFIIDSTKTVGDILKEHNGYIKSFIRFELGEVIF from the coding sequence ATGACCATTAATATTATTACTGCTAGTCTAATTAAAACACTGAGATCTCGTACAGGAGCAGGTTTTTTAGAATGTAAACGAGCATTACTTGAAGAAAATGGCGATATAGAATTATCAATTGATAATTTGCGAAAATCGGGAAAAATGCATGCTGAAAAAAAAATAAAAAATACTACAAATCAAGGTATGATTTTTTCAAAAATAAAAAATAATATTGGTGTTATGCTCGAACTAAATTGTGAAACTGATTTTGTTTCTAAAGATGAATTATTTATATCATTAGGAAAAGATATTATCTTAACAACATTAAAAAATGAAATAAAAGATATAAATGAATTAAAAAACATTTTTGAAGAAAAAAGAATAGATTTAGTTTCGAAAGTAAGGGAAAATATTAATATACGTCGTTTCCATTTTATGCAAGGTGAAAATATTGTTTCATATGTTCATGGTAATAGAATTGGCGTATTAGTTGATGCTAATTTTTTTAATGCAATTATACTAAAAAATATTGCTATGCATATCGCTGCAAGTAAACCAAAATATGTGCATCCCAAACATGTATCTGATTCTGTTTTTAAACGTGAATATGAAATCCAATTAGCATTAGCAAAAAATCTAAATAAACCTTCTGTTGTATTAAATAAAATTTTAGAAGGAAGAATGAATAAATTTATTAATAATATTTCTCTTACAGGTCAAAATTTTATTATAGATTCTACTAAAACAGTAGGAGATATACTAAAAGAGCATAATGGATATATTAAATCATTTATTAGATTTGAATTAGGAGAAGTTATTTTTTAA
- the pyrH gene encoding UMP kinase, whose translation MSTNEKFIYRRILLKISGEVLQGINKFGIDIESLKRIAKEIKSIVQIGVQVGLVIGSGNLFRGARLSKMGLNRVASDHIGILSTVINSLAMRDTIKSVSSIKTCLMSAIPLNGICEIYSYERAMSLLSNRCIIIFAAGTGNPFFTTDSAACLRGIETESDIILKGTKVNGVYSTDPKKDSNAILYKKLSYKDVLKKELKVMDLAAFTLARDYELPIRVFNINKPGSLYRIVIGNDEGTLITK comes from the coding sequence ATGTCTACGAATGAAAAATTTATATATCGACGTATTTTATTGAAAATAAGTGGGGAAGTATTACAAGGAATTAATAAATTTGGTATTGATATAGAATCTTTAAAAAGAATTGCAAAAGAAATTAAATCTATAGTACAGATTGGTGTTCAAGTCGGATTAGTTATTGGAAGTGGTAATTTATTCCGAGGTGCTCGATTGTCTAAAATGGGTTTAAATCGTGTAGCTTCTGATCATATTGGCATATTATCAACAGTCATTAATAGTTTAGCAATGAGAGATACCATCAAGTCTGTTTCTTCTATTAAAACTTGCTTGATGTCTGCAATACCATTAAATGGTATTTGCGAAATATATAGTTATGAACGAGCAATGAGTTTATTATCTAATAGATGTATAATTATTTTTGCCGCTGGTACCGGGAATCCTTTTTTTACAACTGATTCAGCTGCTTGTTTGCGTGGAATTGAAACAGAATCTGATATTATATTAAAAGGCACTAAAGTTAATGGAGTATATTCAACAGATCCAAAAAAAGATTCTAATGCTATTCTTTATAAAAAACTAAGTTATAAAGACGTTTTAAAAAAAGAACTTAAGGTAATGGATTTAGCTGCTTTTACGCTTGCCAGAGATTATGAGTTACCAATTCGAGTTTTTAATATTAACAAACCTGGATCTTTATATCGTATTGTTATAGGAAATGATGAAGGAACACTTATTACTAAATAA
- the frr gene encoding ribosome recycling factor codes for MINEINIKSHARMEACIQTFQSNVNNIRTGRASPTLLNSIYIEYFGSKTSLRQVSNIVVEDAHTLKINVFDSSITSLIRKAIINSNLDLNPVVHGKDILIPIPSLTEERRTKLVKIIRNDAENSRICIRNIRRDSNDKVKRLLKDKIISEDEERNSQVKIQTMTDHYIKKIESIVLKKEKELMKF; via the coding sequence GTGATTAATGAAATAAATATAAAGAGTCATGCACGAATGGAAGCATGTATTCAAACATTTCAAAGTAATGTAAACAATATTAGAACTGGTCGAGCATCACCAACTTTGTTGAATAGTATTTATATTGAATATTTTGGTTCTAAAACTTCTTTACGTCAAGTTTCTAATATAGTAGTTGAAGATGCACATACTCTAAAAATTAATGTTTTTGATAGTTCTATTACATCTTTAATTAGAAAAGCTATTATAAATTCAAATTTAGATTTAAATCCTGTTGTACATGGTAAAGATATATTGATACCCATACCATCATTAACAGAAGAAAGAAGGACAAAATTAGTTAAAATAATTCGCAATGATGCAGAAAACAGTCGTATTTGTATTCGTAACATTCGTAGAGATTCTAATGATAAAGTTAAGAGACTTCTAAAAGATAAAATTATCAGTGAAGATGAAGAACGTAATTCACAAGTAAAAATACAAACAATGACAGATCATTACATAAAAAAAATAGAATCTATTGTATTAAAAAAAGAAAAAGAACTAATGAAGTTTTAA